A window of Puntigrus tetrazona isolate hp1 chromosome 11, ASM1883169v1, whole genome shotgun sequence contains these coding sequences:
- the lhfpl5a gene encoding LHFPL tetraspan subfamily member 5 protein: MTKMLSAQEAAKIYHTNYVRNARAVGVLWTIFTICFAIICVVVFIQPYWIGDSVDTPQSGYFGLFHYCIGNPITGELVCKGSALDFGSIPSGAFKTAMFFVGISLLLIVGTIVCFSLFFFCNSGSVYKICAWMQLAAATCMVIGCMIYPDGWDSEEVKRMCGQRTDKYTLGNCTVRWAYILAIISIMDSLILSFLAFVLGNRQDKLLPEDFQVEGKKGIDQNTLRNK; encoded by the exons ATGACTAAAATGCTATCGGCCCAGGAGGCTGCCAAGATCTATCACACAAATTACGTGAGAAACGCGAGGGCCGTCGGTGTGCTGTGGACTATCTTCACCATCTGCTTCGCCATCATCTGTGTGGTGGTCTTCATTCAGCCGTACTGGATTGGAGACAGTGTGGACACCCCTCAGTCGGGCTACTTCGGGCTCTTTCACTACTGCATTGGGAACCCCATCACAGGAGAGCTGGTGTGTAAGGGCAGTGCTTTGGACTTTGGATCCATCCCTTCGGGTGCCTTCAAAACCGCTATGTTCTTCGTTGGGATCTCTTTGCTGCTGATCGTAGGGACTATTGTCTGCTTTAGTTTGTTCTTCTTCTGCAACTCAGGCAGCGTTTACAAGATCTGCGCATGGATGCAGCTGGCAGCTG CGACTTGTATGGTCATAGGCTGCATGATCTATCCGGATGGATGGGACTCAGAGGAGGTGAAGCGGATGTGTGGTCAGCGGACGGATAAATACACGCTGGGTAACTGCACGGTGCGCTGGGCCTACATCCTGGCCATCATCAGCATCATGGACTCCCTCATATTATCCTTCCTGGCCTTCGTCCTGGGCAACCGGCAAGACAAACTGCTGCCAGAAGACTTTCAGGTGGAGGGGAAAAAAGGTATAGACCAAAATACAttacgaaataaataa